One genomic region from Aliarcobacter cryaerophilus ATCC 43158 encodes:
- a CDS encoding peptidylprolyl isomerase translates to MKKIVMSFIASIALISTLNAADFYATVDGDKITKDDINVLLQDPRVDFDKLPQEAKSQILEGAINRKLIAKKAIKDGIEKDAQYVEAITKIKEDLALQVWQKNEIDKIKFSDTEKRAFYDANKSKFNIPETFEAFHILVNTEAEANAVIKDLEKAAANSKETKFKELANSKSKDATAKNGGYLGKFAAEQMVPEFAMAVKALPKGGYSKNPTKTQFGYHVIFVKEIFPAKQLAFDEVKDNINQAMIAEKFNKKIDELTKELRKDSKIVIK, encoded by the coding sequence ATGAAAAAAATAGTTATGAGCTTTATTGCTTCAATTGCTTTAATTTCAACATTAAACGCAGCTGATTTTTATGCTACTGTTGATGGGGATAAAATTACAAAAGATGATATTAATGTTCTTTTGCAAGATCCAAGAGTTGATTTTGATAAACTTCCACAAGAAGCAAAGTCTCAAATTCTTGAAGGCGCAATCAATAGAAAATTAATTGCTAAAAAAGCAATAAAAGATGGAATTGAAAAAGATGCTCAATATGTAGAAGCTATCACAAAAATCAAAGAAGATTTAGCTCTTCAAGTTTGGCAAAAAAATGAAATTGATAAAATCAAATTTAGTGATACAGAAAAAAGAGCTTTTTATGATGCAAACAAATCAAAATTTAATATTCCAGAGACGTTTGAAGCATTCCATATTTTAGTAAATACAGAAGCTGAAGCAAATGCTGTTATAAAAGATTTAGAAAAAGCTGCTGCAAATTCTAAAGAGACAAAATTTAAAGAATTAGCAAATTCAAAATCAAAAGATGCAACTGCTAAAAATGGTGGATACTTAGGAAAATTTGCTGCTGAACAAATGGTTCCAGAATTTGCAATGGCTGTAAAAGCTCTTCCAAAAGGTGGTTATTCTAAAAATCCTACAAAAACTCAATTTGGTTATCATGTAATATTTGTTAAAGAGATTTTCCCTGCAAAACAATTAGCTTTCGATGAAGTAAAAGATAATATAAATCAAGCAATGATAGCTGAAAAATTCAATAAAAAAATTGATGAGCTAACAAAAGAGTTAAGAAAAGATTCTAAAATAGTAATTAAATAA
- the hsrA gene encoding homeostatic response regulator transcription factor HsrA: protein MRILIIEDEITLNRTLQEGLIDFGYQVDTAENYKDAEYFIDIRNYDLVLTDWMLPDGDGIELCKIVKNRSSRTAVVIISARDDKESEIEALKSGADDFIKKPFDFDILLARIEARLRFGGTNIIEIDDLIINPDEEKIEYAGVEIELKGKPFEVLTHLARHRDQIVSKEQLLDAIWEEPELVTPNVIEVAINQIRQKMDKPLNISTIETIRRRGYRFCYPNQVEVK from the coding sequence ATGAGAATTTTAATTATTGAAGATGAAATTACATTAAACAGAACATTACAAGAGGGATTAATAGATTTTGGTTATCAAGTTGATACTGCTGAAAACTATAAAGATGCTGAGTATTTTATCGATATTAGAAACTATGATTTAGTTTTAACAGACTGGATGTTACCAGATGGAGATGGAATTGAACTTTGCAAAATTGTAAAAAATAGAAGTTCAAGAACTGCTGTTGTTATTATCTCTGCAAGAGATGATAAAGAGAGCGAAATAGAGGCTCTAAAATCAGGAGCAGATGATTTTATTAAAAAACCATTTGATTTTGATATATTACTTGCAAGAATTGAAGCAAGATTAAGATTTGGTGGAACAAACATTATAGAGATTGATGATTTAATTATCAATCCAGATGAAGAAAAAATTGAGTATGCTGGAGTAGAGATAGAATTAAAAGGTAAACCTTTTGAAGTTTTAACTCACCTTGCACGTCATAGAGACCAAATTGTTTCAAAAGAACAACTTCTTGATGCTATTTGGGAAGAGCCTGAGCTTGTAACTCCAAATGTTATTGAAGTTGCAATTAATCAAATTAGACAAAAAATGGATAAACCTTTAAATATCTCAACTATTGAGACTATTAGAAGAAGAGGTTATAGATTTTGTTACCCAAATCAAGTAGAAGTAAAGTAA